In a single window of the Gossypium hirsutum isolate 1008001.06 chromosome A13, Gossypium_hirsutum_v2.1, whole genome shotgun sequence genome:
- the LOC121212489 gene encoding uncharacterized protein, whose translation MSLPTTFSGRNPADADLKPTRKRTTRNTRWKRVGAAVVGRRSRPETPLLKWKMEERERVRDKGGGVEKELEEEEDGGRARRRKGTSTVSARKLAGGLWRLQLPETVTLGGGERRRDQLGLKAGNRFIGVPFLYHHKDKFYGSEPKNPLQSPSSVSPAKNSFPRKVGPLIQFSNSAMEGATKWDPVCFRTTDEVQQIYSRMKGIDQQVSAVSIVSALEAELEQARVRIKELETECWSSKKKLEHFLRKVSEERAAWRSREHEKIRAFVNDVKADLNREKKNRQRLEIVSSKLVKELAAASLSAKQYMQDYEKERKDRELIEEVCDELAKEIGEDKSEVEALNRDSMKLRDEVDGERKMLQMAEVWREERVQMKLIDAKVALEERYSQMNKLVADLDTFLRSRTGTLDVKDMREAESLRQAAASVNVQEIKEFAYEPANPDDIFAVLEDVALAEANERETEPSVACSPANRASKVHMASAEMNMMKKDGNLRHSNLYGDQKDEIEEDESGWETISHIEGQGPSYSPKGSAASADKFHRHSNLSGSGTEWEGDTPVTEISEVCSLPARQLKKVSPIVRLWRSVPKHEEHFKVISVEGTNGRLSDGRKCNGSIRSPDKGSDNGGFSPLDLVGHWSSPDPGHPHIMKGMKGCIEWPRGVQKKSFKAKLLEARMESQKVQLRHVIKQKIK comes from the exons ATGAGTTTACCGACGACATTTTCGGGAAGGAATCCGGCGGACGCGGATCTCAAGCCGACGAGGAAGCGGACGACACGGAACACGAGGTGGAAGAGAGTCGGTGCAGCGGTAGTTGGGAGGCGGAGCAGGCCGGAGACGCCGTTGTTGAAATGGAAGATGGAGGAAAGGGAGAGAGTGAGAGATAAAGGCGGTGGAGTTGAGAAGGAGCTCGAGGAGGAGGAGGATGGTGGTCGTGCACGACGGAGGAAAGGAACTTCAACTGTGTCAGCGAGGAAGCTTGCAGGTGGATTGTGGCGGTTGCAGTTGCCAGAGACGGTGACGCTGGGTGGGGGAGAGAGGAGGAGGGATCAGTTGGGGTTGAAG GCTGGTAACCGTTTTATCGGTGTCCCGTTTCTTTATCATCACAAGGACAAATTCTATGGTTCAGAGCCAAAGAATCCGTTACAAAGCCCTAGTTCTGTCTCTCCTGCAAAGAACAGCTTCCCGCGTAAG GTCGggcctttaattcaattttcaaactCTGCAATGGAGGGGGCAACGAAGTGGGATCCTGTCTGCTTCAGAACAACAGATGAGGTACAACAAATTTATAGTCGCATGAAGGGTATTGACCAGCAAGTAAGTGCAGTATCAATTGTTTCTGCCCTTGAAGCTGAGCTAGAGCAGGCTCGAGTTCGCATCAAAGAGCTTGAAACTGAGTGCTGGTCCTCaaagaagaaacttgagcacttcTTGAGGAAAGTTAGTGAGGAAAGAGCTGCGTGGCGAAGCAGAGAGCATGAGAAAATACGTGCATTTGTCAATGATGTCAAAGCTGACTTGAATCGAGAAAAGAAAAACCGGCAGAGACTCGAGATTGTCAGTTCCAAATTGGTGAAAGAGCTGGCTGCTGCCAGTTTATCAGCAAAGCAATATATGCAGGACtatgaaaaggaaagaaaggacaGAGAACTAATTGAAGAAGTATGCGATGAGCTTGCTAAGGAAATTGGAGAAGACAAGAGTGAAGTGGAAGCATTAAATAGAGATTCCATGAAGCTTCGAGACGAAGTTGACGGGGAAAGAAAGATGTTGCAGATGGCTGAGGTCTGGCGTGAAGAACGTGTACAGATGAAGCTCATTGATGCAAAAGTAGCACTTGAAGAAAGGTATTCACAGATGAACAAGCTTGTTGCAGATTTAGATACTTTTCTAAGGTCAAGGACCGGAACTCTGGATGTGAAAGACATGAGAGAAGCAGAATCACTTCGACAAGCTGCTGCTTCAGTTAATGTCCAAGAAATCAAGGAATTTGCATATGAGCCGGCAAACCCTGATGACATTTTTGCTGTTCTCGAAGATGTGGCGTTAGCTGAGGCCAATGAAAGGGAAACTGAACCATCTGTTGCATGTAGTCCAGCCAACCGTGCCTCTAAAGTTCATATGGCAAGTGCTGAaatgaatatgatgaaaaaagaCGGTAATCTGAGACATTCGAATCTGTATGGTGATCAGAAAGATGAGATTGAAGAAGATGAGAGTGGATGGGAAACTATCAGCCATATTGAGGGTCAAGGCCCAAGTTATTCACCGAAAGGGAGTGCTGCATCTGCAGATAAGTTTCATCGGCACAGCAATCTCTCTGGGAGTGGAACTGAATGGGAAGGAGATACCCCAGTGACAGAAATTAGCGAAGTTTGTTCCTTGCCTGCAAGACAGTTGAAGAAGGTGTCGCCCATTGTGAGGCTTTGGAGATCAGTCCCAAAACATGAAGAACATTTCAAGGTAATCTCAGTAGAAGGAACCAATGGAAGGCTTTCTGATGGAAGGAAGTGTAACGGCAGTATCAGGTCCCCAGATAAAGGGTCAGATAATGGTGGGTTCAGCCCCTTGGACTTGGTGGGACATTGGAGTTCACCTGACCCGGGTCATCCGCACATAATGAAGGGGATGAAAGGGTGCATTGAATGGCCTCGCGGCGTACAGAAGAAAAGTTTTAAGGCAAAACTTTTGGAGGCAAGAATGGAAAGTCAGAAGGTCCAATTGCGGCATGTCATTAAACAGAAGATTAAGTAG